One window of the Xenopus tropicalis strain Nigerian chromosome 10, UCB_Xtro_10.0, whole genome shotgun sequence genome contains the following:
- the eif2s2 gene encoding eukaryotic translation initiation factor 2 subunit beta L homeolog → MSGDEMIFDPTMTRKKKKKKKPFMLDEDGAEPQAEETQVPETKEVEPEPPEDKDFDVDDEAFKKKVDAPDDLDDLNFLNQKKKKKKTKKFDLDEAEEGVKNLKIEGEIQEASESQEDDLDFMLSKKKKKKNVKFPEEDDTLDRDEAFEEEDNKKDDGISFSSQLGPAWAGTERDYTYDELLNRVFNIMREKNPDMVAGEKRKFVMKPPQVVRVGTKKTSFVNFTDICKLLHRQPKHLLAFLLAELGTSGSIDGNNQLVIKGRFQQKQIENVLRRYIKEYVTCHTCRSPDTILQKDTRLYFLQCETCHSRCSVASIKTGFQAVTGKRAQLRAKAN, encoded by the exons ATGATTTTCGACCCAACTATgaccagaaagaaaaagaagaagaagaagccttTCATGCTGGATGAAGATGGGGCTGAGCCACAGGCAGAAGAGACGCAGGTACCGGAGACTAAAGAAGTGGAACCAGAACCACCAGAAGATAAGGATTTTGATGTCGATGATGAGGCCTTTAAAAAGAAAG TCGATGCCCCTGATGACCTGGATGATTTGAATTTCTTGAaccagaagaagaaaaagaagaaaacaaaaaagtttgaCTTGGATGAAGCAGAGGAAGGGGTTAAG AATCTTAAAATTGAGGGGGAGATTCAGGAGGCATCTGAATCCCAGGAGGATGATTTGGATTTCATGCTgagcaagaaaaagaaaaagaaaaatgtgaaattCCCAGAGGAGGACGATACCCTGGATAGAGATGAAG cctTCGAAGAAGAAGACAATAAGAAAGATGATGGAATCTCGTTCAGCTCCCAGCTGGGTCCGGCCTGGGCCGGCACAGAAAGGGACTATACATACGACGAG CTGTTAAACAGAGTGTTTAATATCATGCGAGAGAAGAATCCCGACATGGTGGCTGGGGAGAAGAGGAAGTTTGTCATGAAGCCTCCTCAGGTCGTCAGAGTAGGGACAAAGAAAACATCATTTGTCAACTTTACCGATATCTGCAAACT GTTACATCGTCAGCCAAAACACTTGCTGGCCTTCTTGTTAGCTGAATTGGGTACAAG TGGCTCTATAGATGGTAACAACCAGTTAGTCATCAAAGGCAGATTCCAGCAGAAGCAAATAGAAAACGTTCTAAGAAGATATATCA AGGAATATGTGACTTGTCACACCTGCCGATCGCCAGACACCATCTTGCAGAAGGACACCCGATTATATTTCCTGCAGTGCGAAACCTGCCACTCGCGGTGTTCCGTGGCCAGCATCAAAACCGGATTCCAGGCCGTCACGGGCAAGAGAGCACAGCTCCGTGCCAAAGCCAACTAA